In the Calditrichota bacterium genome, ATTGAGACGCTCGATGCATTTGCCGATGCGCTCATCCGGATCGCGAAAGAAATCGACGAAAATCCGGAACTTGTCAAACATGCGCCTCACACAACTCCGGTCAGCCGCCTGGACGAGGTAAAAGCCATTAAATCGCCTGATGTGCGATTTAATTTTGATGCGCAGTAATCCCTGGCAAAAAATTTGCTGTTCATTTTCATATTTTTCATTCGCCCTTGCCAAACAACATGAACCGCAACAATCGGGAGAGAAATGAACATGTTAAACGAGGCGGTAAAACAATCGACGGTGCTGGTCGTCGATGATTTGCCTTTGAACAGAAAGCTAGAGCGGCTATTTCTGGCGGAAGGTGGTTATCAGGTTATCTTTGCCGAAGATGGGATAGAGGCGCTGCAAAAAGTAAAGCGACATTCCCCGGATTTAATCCTGTTAGACGTGATGATGCCGCGGATGGATGGCTTTCAGGTCTGCCGGCACATTAAAAATAATTTGCAGACAAGATTTATTCCCATCATTCTGGTGACTGCGCTCAATGAAATTGATTCTAAAATCAAAGGTATCGAAGCCGGGGCGGATGATTTTATTTCCAAGCCGTTCAATAAATTAGAATTGCTGGCGCGCGTCAAGTCGTTACTGCGGATCAAACATCTCAACCGGGAGCTGCAACAAAAAATCCGCCAGTTGGAAGAAGCGCAAATCAAGCTAAAGAAATTAGCCATCACTGACGGTTTGACAGGCGCTTACAACTACCGTTTTTTCAAAGAGCAACTGGAAAAAGAGCTCATTCGCGCCAGACGCCATAAAAACCATGTCTCCATCGTCATGATGGATATTGATTTTTTTAAACAGTACAATGACACGCACGGTCATCCGGCGGGAGATTATGTACTGAGAACCATTGCGCAAATTTTGAGAAATAATATTCGCAACATCGATATCGCCGCCAGATACGGCGGAGAGGAATTTACGCTCATCTTGATTGAGACGGACCACGGCGCAGCGGCTATCGTCGCCGAAAAAATCAGAGGACTCATCGAAAAACATAATTTCAAATTTGAAAATTCGCAGCCTTCGGGAAAAATCACCGTCAGTATGGGGGTTTCGACATTTCCCGAAGATGGAAAAACTTTCGAAGAATTGATCGATGCCGCTGATAAACGGCTGTATCAGGCGAAAGAGTTGGGAAGGAATCGCGTTGTAATAAAATAAAGCTCATCTGATTGGGACAAAGTATTATGGAGATTAAAGGCAAGTTTTCGCTAAAAATATTTTTATCGTTATTTGTTGTTATTTTCATCCCTGTCGCCATTGTTTTTCTCAATTTGGCGCGTTTGCAATCTGATTCCGCTGCCGTCTCGCCGGAAGAAAATTTTTGGTTTTTCCTTATTGTATTGGCTGTCGCTATTGCCCTGGCAGCGCTGGCGACGCGCGCGCTGTGCAATTCATTGTACGAACGTATGCACAATTACAATAAAATCGCGCGCAAGATCGCCGGCGGACAATTCGAGCTTCGCATTCCAGTGGATGCGGACGACGAACTGGGAAAATTCGGCAGATTTTTTAACATGCTCACCAAAGAACACCATGAGATCAAAAAGAAAAACGTGGGCGAAAAATTGTTTGAGTGGGAAAAAATTCAAGCAATTTTGAAAAACATCGGCGATGGCGTCATCGTGATTGACAATTTCAACCGCATCGAATTGATGAATGCTGTGTCTGAAAATTGGTTCAACGTGACTAAACAGGACTATCAGTCAATGGAGTTGGGCAAACTGATAACAGACGAAAAACTGCTCGGTCTCATCGAGAAAGTCAAAAACGGAACAAACACCAGCGAGGAAAAAGTTGAAATTGAAATTGTGCCGGAAAATCAGCGCCGCCCCATTATTTTACAAGCCATCGCAACGAAAGTGATTGGCGACAACCGCAAGCTTTTCGGGCTGGCGATTGCCCTGCGCGATCTCACGCGGGAGAAAGAAATTGATCGCAAAAAATCCGAAGTCGTGTCCATGGTTTCTCACGAACTCAGATCGCCGCTGACTTCGATCACTGGCTTCAGCGAGCTTCTTTTGGACGAAGGCGTCTCCCGGGAACAATCTCGCGAATACACCGCCATCATCCTCAAAGAATCGCGCCGTTTGAGCGAGTTGATCAATAAATATCTGGACATTTCGCGCATCGAATCGGGCAAGTCCGAAATACACAAAACGCCAGTGACCATGGACGACGTGATTCAAAGCGTCGTCAGCATGAACGCCTTCCTTTCTGATTCCAAAAATATTCAAACAAAAATTCGCTTTCCGGAGAAAGTTTCTCAGGTCAATGCCGATCGGCAAATGATGGGGGAAGTTATTTTGAATCTGTTTTCCAATGCGGTCAAGTACAGCCCACCGGACACGACGATCACTATTTCCATTGAAGAAACCGGAAATGAACAAATCATTAGCGTCGCGGACCAAGGCTATGGCATATCGGAACAAGATTTGGACCGTATTTTTGATAAATTCTATCGCGCCACCGGATCGGCAGAAGTTCAGGAAGAAAAAGGAAGCGGACTGGGACTGGCGTTAGTGAAAGAAATCATTCACAGGCACAACGGTAGAGTCTGGGCGGAAAGCAGACCCAAACAAGGCTCCACTTTTTTCATCGCGCTGCCGATTATGGAAAAGGATGCGATATTATCTTAAAAAAAGCTTGCGGATAAGTATCTTTTTGGCCGTAGTGATGCGCGGGTTAGCTTGCTAAAAAGTTTTGTTACCGCAAAAACGCGAAGAACGCAAAGCAAAATAATCAGTTTTTTTCTTGGCGAACCGTGCGCGTTTACCGGGGAATTATGCAACTTGTTGCGTTGGGTTTTGATTTTGAAAAACAACGATTTTCAGGCTTCTTTCTGAGACGAATCAATTTTACATCCTACTGAAGTTATCTGACAAATCTTCTCCATAAATGTTTCATATTTCCAAGAATTAGCGCCAAGGCGGTGTTTGGATGATGCAAATATTTATTCCGAACGAAAATCAAAGCAGAATAAATTCGATTTACTGAACGGCTCTTCTAATTCAGTAATTTTGACGGGGATCACTGTCACAAAAACGAAACTTTTTTATTTTGAATAAGTTAACTAATGATTAGAGAATAACGAACAAACCATTTAATTGACTTTCCGCGCAGAATTATGGTATTATCGCCAAAAAATAAAAAAAATTTTTCATTGCGCCATCGCGATGGGATTGATGATTTAGAAAATTTCATTAATGATCATATTTACAAAAGCAGCCGCTCTGCCGTTCCGTTCAAAGTTTCCGACGAGGCGAATGAAAAAAAGACAATCCTTCTCATTGACGACGATGCGGATATGATCGACATTGGCAGAAAGATTATCGTCTCAGCCGGATACAACTTCATTTCCGCCAGGGACGGACAAGAAGGGCTGGATTATGTCTTAAAATACAAACCGGATCTGATTCTGCTCGATTATGTGATGCCGGGGATGAATGGCGCCGAAGTTTTCCAACGACTTGTCACTGGCCAACGCTTTCGCCATCTTGGCCGGACGCCGGTCATCATGTTGACTGCCAAAAGCGAGTACGACCTCAATCGCACGGCCTTGTTCGAGATGGGGCTTTCTGCGTTTTTAGTGAAGCCCTTTGGACATCGCGAACTCATTAATGTCATCGACAATGTTTTCATTTTAAATCAAGTCCGTCAAAAAAACAAAGAACTCGAACAAAAAGTCAAACGCAGTGAATACAAATATCAGGATTTGATCGAAAACGCTAATGATTTGATTTATACGCTGAATCTGAAGGGCGATTTTATTTTCATCAATAGACGGTTGAGCACTTTGACCGGATTTTCTCGCGAGGATTGGTTTGGCCGCAGTTTTTTTGACCTCGTGGCGCCCGAGGATCGCATCGAAGCACGCAACAACTTCAATCAAACGTTGCGCGGTAAGGCAAGAATTTTTGAAATTCGACTGATCTGCAAAACCGGCAGTCCTCTTTTTCTTTCCATGAACATCAATCCGATTTACGAAAAAGGCGAAGTCATCGGAGCCATTGGCATCAGCCGCGACATTACCCAACGGAAACAATTGGAAGAAGAAATTACTGAATTGAAAAATTTTAACGAAAGTATCATTCAAAGCATTGGCTCGGGTCTGATCACTCTGAATCTGAACAATCGAATTACATCGTTCAATAACAGCGCCGAGGAAATTTTGGGCTACAAGAGCGAAGAAATCGTCGGCAGATCCATCTACGATATTTTCCCGCGAGAAGAGTGCGAGCGGCTTGTCGCGCCCACGAACAGCAATTATCGCTTTCCGCTCAATCGCGAAATGGAATTGACGCGAAGTGACGGCTCTC is a window encoding:
- a CDS encoding diguanylate cyclase is translated as MNMLNEAVKQSTVLVVDDLPLNRKLERLFLAEGGYQVIFAEDGIEALQKVKRHSPDLILLDVMMPRMDGFQVCRHIKNNLQTRFIPIILVTALNEIDSKIKGIEAGADDFISKPFNKLELLARVKSLLRIKHLNRELQQKIRQLEEAQIKLKKLAITDGLTGAYNYRFFKEQLEKELIRARRHKNHVSIVMMDIDFFKQYNDTHGHPAGDYVLRTIAQILRNNIRNIDIAARYGGEEFTLILIETDHGAAAIVAEKIRGLIEKHNFKFENSQPSGKITVSMGVSTFPEDGKTFEELIDAADKRLYQAKELGRNRVVIK
- a CDS encoding cell wall metabolism sensor histidine kinase WalK, whose amino-acid sequence is MEIKGKFSLKIFLSLFVVIFIPVAIVFLNLARLQSDSAAVSPEENFWFFLIVLAVAIALAALATRALCNSLYERMHNYNKIARKIAGGQFELRIPVDADDELGKFGRFFNMLTKEHHEIKKKNVGEKLFEWEKIQAILKNIGDGVIVIDNFNRIELMNAVSENWFNVTKQDYQSMELGKLITDEKLLGLIEKVKNGTNTSEEKVEIEIVPENQRRPIILQAIATKVIGDNRKLFGLAIALRDLTREKEIDRKKSEVVSMVSHELRSPLTSITGFSELLLDEGVSREQSREYTAIILKESRRLSELINKYLDISRIESGKSEIHKTPVTMDDVIQSVVSMNAFLSDSKNIQTKIRFPEKVSQVNADRQMMGEVILNLFSNAVKYSPPDTTITISIEETGNEQIISVADQGYGISEQDLDRIFDKFYRATGSAEVQEEKGSGLGLALVKEIIHRHNGRVWAESRPKQGSTFFIALPIMEKDAILS
- a CDS encoding PAS domain S-box protein, producing the protein MVLSPKNKKNFSLRHRDGIDDLENFINDHIYKSSRSAVPFKVSDEANEKKTILLIDDDADMIDIGRKIIVSAGYNFISARDGQEGLDYVLKYKPDLILLDYVMPGMNGAEVFQRLVTGQRFRHLGRTPVIMLTAKSEYDLNRTALFEMGLSAFLVKPFGHRELINVIDNVFILNQVRQKNKELEQKVKRSEYKYQDLIENANDLIYTLNLKGDFIFINRRLSTLTGFSREDWFGRSFFDLVAPEDRIEARNNFNQTLRGKARIFEIRLICKTGSPLFLSMNINPIYEKGEVIGAIGISRDITQRKQLEEEITELKNFNESIIQSIGSGLITLNLNNRITSFNNSAEEILGYKSEEIVGRSIYDIFPREECERLVAPTNSNYRFPLNREMELTRSDGSRVFIGYSVFSRIDNHNLRVGSIISFRDISQIKQMQMEVVRMDRLASMGVLASGIAHEVRNPLAGIKTMAQTLEEEMTPHDSRREYLTRIINQVNRLDELLKSLFSFAKPQQPDRKLQRLPEIIREVDILFEERFKKKNIKYIKKLDASLPKIFVDFHQIQQVFINLYLNSLDAMPKGGEFEISAEPIRTIIFPRDRRKKFFLGENKESLYVEVKVRDTGVGIKPDEKKVIFDPFFTTKPQGTGLGLSIVYRIVEEHRGEISVDSETGIGTTFTILLPTEE